From one Lolium rigidum isolate FL_2022 chromosome 4, APGP_CSIRO_Lrig_0.1, whole genome shotgun sequence genomic stretch:
- the LOC124705429 gene encoding glycine-rich cell wall structural protein 1-like: MASKASASCSLFLALNLLVFAVTSACPTCGGSGNNGGHGSSGGGHGGGGGGGYGGGGGSGHGGGGGYGGGSGGSGGGIIGGSPGGGIIGGSPGGGIIGGGSGGGIIGGPVGGIIGGGSGGGGSGGGGGYAGGGGGGSGGGTSGWYGKCPTDALKLHVCANVLDLIKAKVGVPPLNDRCCPLLNGLVDLDAALCLCTAIKADVLGIHLNLPIHLSLILNFCGKGVPTGFMCPN; the protein is encoded by the coding sequence ATGGCGTCCAAGGCGTCGGCTTCATGCAGCCTATTCCTTGCTCTTAACCTCCTCGTGTTTGCAGTGACCAGTGCCTGCCCTACCTGCGGCGGCTCGGGCAACAATGGTGGacacggcagcagcggcggcgggcatggtggtggcggcggcggagggtatgGAGGCGGGGGCGGTAGCGGCCATGGGGGAGGCGGTGGATATGGAGGTGGAAGCGGCGGGAGTGGTGGAGGGATCATCGGCGGCAGCCCCGGTGGTGGTATCATCGGCGGCAGCCCCGGTGGTGGAATCATCGGTGGCGGCTCTGGTGGTGGCATCATAGGCGGCCCTGTGGGTGGGATCATCGGCGGTGGGAGCGGAGGTGgtggaagtggcggcggcggcgggtatgcaggaggcggcggcggaggcagcggTGGCGGGACGAGCGGATGGTACGGCAAGTGCCCAACGGACGCGCTGAAGCTGCACGTGTGCGCCAACGTGCTAGACCTGATCAAGGCGAAGGTGGGCGTGCCTCCGTTGAACGACCGGTGCTGCCCGCTGCTCAACGGGCTCGTCGACCTGGACGCCGCCCTCTGCCTATGCACCGCCATCAAGGCCGACGTGCTCGGCATCCACCTCAACCTCCCCATCCACCTCAGCCTCATCCTCAACTTCTGCGGCAAGGGCGTCCCGACCGGCTTCATGTGCCCTAACTGA